One Luteolibacter arcticus DNA segment encodes these proteins:
- a CDS encoding GYF domain-containing protein, which translates to MNDHYWIQSGSDQKGPYTLSQLQSMWRGGSITADTLYFQEGLEGWEPISLIAETLDPPKPVLSSTPAYQAPAVPQQINSAQPPKNPGVAAVLSFFVPGLGQIYNGQIGIGLVLCILTFALYFTIILGLVLHLHLVYDAYQTATKINTGKA; encoded by the coding sequence ATGAACGATCACTACTGGATTCAATCTGGCTCGGACCAAAAAGGACCTTACACGCTATCACAGCTTCAGAGCATGTGGCGCGGAGGCTCGATTACCGCCGATACACTCTACTTCCAAGAAGGTCTCGAAGGCTGGGAGCCGATTTCATTGATCGCGGAAACTCTTGATCCTCCGAAGCCTGTTTTGTCCAGCACTCCAGCTTATCAAGCCCCCGCAGTTCCCCAGCAGATTAACTCCGCACAGCCTCCAAAGAACCCCGGAGTGGCTGCTGTCCTCAGCTTTTTCGTCCCCGGTCTCGGCCAGATTTACAATGGTCAGATAGGCATCGGCCTCGTCCTTTGCATCCTCACTTTCGCACTCTACTTCACCATCATTCTCGGCTTGGTGCTTCATCTTCACCTCGTGTACGACGCCTATCAAACGGCCACTAAGATAAATACTGGCAAAGCTTAG
- a CDS encoding glycoside hydrolase family 76 protein — MLSPALVALGLLLPAAAEPPPFRQWGAETQEVLHKDLWLPEKKLYAEKINLETGKPDHPSFMWGVGVQLSALAAAAAVEPDKYLTPMRDYADAIQVYWWEHKGIAGFDVQPGPKESDRYYDDNAWLVLALAEVFEVTKDTKFLDRSAATFRFVMSGEDDKLGGGLYWRELEKTSKNTCTNAPAIVSALRLHQLTKDDKHLDTAKRVYAWTKSKLQDSDGLYWDNINLRERVDRRKFSYNSALMIRANCLFHEITGEAAYLDEAKRIARAAEKQWIAESGAMSDTGKFAHLLLESLLELHDRDKDPHWHEVVTRCLVHLHDKMRDPNGRYPQRWDRTWGRPMRELMLLSQASPARIYWLAAREIAAR; from the coding sequence TTGCTTTCCCCCGCCCTGGTCGCGCTCGGCCTCCTACTCCCCGCCGCCGCGGAGCCCCCACCCTTTCGCCAATGGGGGGCCGAGACGCAGGAGGTGCTGCACAAGGACCTGTGGCTGCCGGAAAAGAAGCTATACGCCGAGAAGATCAATCTGGAGACCGGCAAGCCCGACCATCCGTCCTTCATGTGGGGTGTGGGCGTCCAGCTCTCGGCCCTCGCCGCCGCCGCGGCCGTCGAGCCCGACAAGTATCTCACCCCGATGCGCGACTATGCCGACGCGATCCAGGTCTATTGGTGGGAGCACAAGGGCATCGCCGGCTTTGACGTGCAGCCCGGTCCAAAGGAGTCCGACCGCTACTACGATGACAACGCCTGGCTGGTGCTGGCACTGGCCGAGGTCTTCGAGGTGACGAAGGACACCAAATTTCTCGATCGCTCGGCGGCGACCTTCCGCTTCGTGATGAGCGGCGAGGACGACAAGCTCGGCGGCGGCCTCTACTGGCGCGAGCTGGAGAAGACTTCCAAGAACACCTGCACCAATGCCCCGGCCATCGTGTCCGCGCTGCGCCTCCATCAATTGACGAAGGACGACAAGCACCTTGACACTGCCAAGCGCGTCTATGCCTGGACCAAGTCAAAGCTGCAGGATTCCGACGGCCTGTATTGGGACAACATCAATCTCAGGGAGCGCGTCGACCGGCGGAAATTCAGCTACAACTCCGCGCTGATGATCCGCGCGAATTGCCTGTTTCACGAGATCACCGGCGAGGCGGCCTATCTCGATGAAGCCAAGCGCATCGCCCGCGCCGCCGAGAAACAATGGATCGCGGAAAGCGGGGCGATGTCCGACACCGGGAAGTTCGCGCACCTTCTGTTAGAGTCATTGCTGGAGCTTCACGATCGCGACAAGGACCCGCATTGGCATGAGGTCGTGACGCGCTGCCTCGTCCACCTCCACGACAAGATGCGCGATCCCAATGGCCGCTATCCACAGCGCTGGGATCGCACCTGGGGCCGGCCGATGCGCGAGCTGATGCTGCTCAGCCAGGCCAGCCCGGCGCGCATCTACTGGCTCGCCGCGCGCGAGATCGCCGCGCGTTGA
- a CDS encoding YihY/virulence factor BrkB family protein, giving the protein MKRLRLFLILRMFTRRWRLHRHADNAAALAFYALISLPPLLLVGVTVAGMVLGERAAHGELERQFTAVLGADLARTIEGILQSARIAPLSQPGAFVIAMVTLFYAGSHVLSKLRTTLNVVNEAAPADPSRRWLGRLASRGLCAGLVLMFGVLLAAGTLLDGFAAYVASRLDVPWLEKLNLVQRFGWLSTYAMLTFAFALLLKVLPRRRPLWRHALAGAAFAALVAISLKGGLDLYFRNSMWGSFISGGVNFLLFLFWLSASIQAFLAGAEVAAWFSRRAGKRKAAQRAAISRAASQ; this is encoded by the coding sequence ATGAAACGGCTGCGCCTCTTCCTGATCTTGCGGATGTTTACCCGCCGGTGGAGGTTGCATCGCCACGCGGACAATGCGGCGGCGTTGGCCTTCTACGCGCTGATCTCGCTGCCGCCGCTGCTGCTGGTCGGCGTGACGGTGGCGGGCATGGTGCTCGGCGAACGGGCGGCCCACGGGGAGCTGGAGCGACAGTTCACCGCGGTGCTGGGGGCCGATTTGGCGCGGACGATAGAAGGCATTTTGCAGAGCGCGCGAATCGCACCGCTGTCGCAGCCGGGTGCATTCGTGATCGCGATGGTGACCTTGTTTTACGCCGGCTCGCACGTCCTTTCCAAATTGCGCACGACCCTCAATGTCGTGAATGAAGCGGCTCCGGCCGATCCCTCGCGGCGCTGGTTGGGGCGCTTGGCATCGCGCGGCCTGTGTGCGGGCCTGGTCCTGATGTTCGGCGTGCTTTTGGCAGCGGGCACCTTGCTAGATGGCTTCGCAGCCTATGTGGCGTCGCGACTCGATGTGCCGTGGCTGGAGAAGCTGAATCTGGTCCAGCGCTTCGGCTGGCTTTCGACCTACGCGATGCTGACCTTTGCTTTCGCGCTGCTCCTGAAAGTCCTGCCGCGCCGCCGTCCGCTGTGGCGGCACGCGCTGGCCGGGGCCGCCTTCGCGGCACTGGTGGCGATCTCGTTGAAAGGCGGCCTCGATCTCTATTTCCGCAACAGCATGTGGGGGTCGTTCATCAGTGGCGGGGTGAATTTCCTGCTGTTCCTTTTCTGGCTGTCCGCTTCGATCCAGGCCTTCCTCGCGGGAGCGGAGGTGGCCGCGTGGTTCAGCCGGCGGGCGGGGAAGAGAAAGGCCGCTCAACGCGCGGCGATCTCGCGCGCGGCGAGCCAGTAG
- a CDS encoding fused MFS/spermidine synthase, translating into MPARRAPLFTLTLFLGAALLFLIQLVFARMVLPLLGGAPAVWNTAMVFYQAVLLAGYGYAHWLTSRAGRKWQLGIHALVLVAGLACLPFAVPANAAPPGESNPVPWLIGVLAIAVGLPFFAVSATSPVLQHWFSKTGHPDADDPYFLYAASNAGSLAGLLGYPLLVEPHLTLGNQAWWWMAGYALLALGVMSCGWRSAGGPEPAGVGRERITGRRRLRWVLCALVPSSLMLSVTSYLSSEIAAVPLLWVLPLALFLATFMVVFARRPVIPHRIAKRALPLVLVGVVMVLAIGATTPMSMLAALHLLGFFIAALVCHGELAKDRPGAASLTEFYFWMSLGGVLGGAFNALLAPVIFDRVLEYPLMLVAAAWLGLSSGKAGWRDLAWAAVPMVLALALVKPLGLTAAFGGAAVACFLLSRHGARFALGLAGVLLVAGFTVEKGSRVLLTERSFFGIHRVEDDGRLRRLFHGKTIHGLQDTARPQVPLSYYHPEGPLGQIFAAGVAGPVGAVGLGAGALAAYGKPGQVIDFYEIDPAVARIAADPRYFSYLSGSPAKVSTILGDARLMLAKAPDARYELLVLDAYGSDSVPVHLLTREALQLYLRKLAPGGRIAFQVSNLHLNLRPVVASLAHEAGLVCLAGDDEEVTDEEVAAGRFPSRWMIVARRAGDFGALPQKGNWEAVEGDTASPLWTDDHSSILPLLDFRLR; encoded by the coding sequence ATGCCCGCCCGCCGTGCGCCGCTCTTCACGCTGACCCTATTCCTCGGCGCGGCGCTGCTGTTTCTTATCCAGCTCGTCTTCGCGCGGATGGTGCTGCCGCTGCTTGGCGGGGCACCGGCGGTGTGGAATACGGCGATGGTCTTCTATCAGGCGGTGCTGCTCGCGGGCTATGGGTATGCGCACTGGCTGACATCGAGGGCGGGAAGAAAATGGCAGCTCGGCATTCATGCGCTGGTGCTCGTCGCGGGGCTGGCGTGTCTGCCGTTTGCCGTCCCGGCGAATGCCGCTCCGCCGGGCGAAAGCAATCCGGTGCCATGGCTCATCGGCGTGCTCGCGATCGCGGTGGGTCTGCCGTTCTTCGCCGTCTCGGCGACCAGTCCGGTGTTGCAGCATTGGTTTTCCAAGACGGGACATCCCGATGCCGATGATCCCTACTTCCTCTACGCTGCCAGCAATGCCGGCAGCCTCGCGGGCCTGCTTGGCTATCCGCTGCTCGTGGAGCCCCATCTAACACTCGGAAACCAGGCGTGGTGGTGGATGGCTGGCTACGCCTTGCTGGCCTTGGGAGTGATGTCCTGTGGTTGGCGGTCGGCGGGAGGGCCTGAGCCGGCGGGTGTGGGACGCGAACGAATCACCGGCAGACGACGCCTGCGCTGGGTGCTGTGCGCACTGGTGCCGTCGAGCTTGATGCTGAGCGTGACCAGCTATCTCTCCAGCGAAATCGCGGCGGTGCCGCTGCTATGGGTGCTGCCGCTGGCGCTTTTCCTCGCGACCTTCATGGTGGTCTTTGCGCGGCGGCCGGTGATCCCGCACCGCATCGCGAAGCGGGCGTTGCCGCTGGTGTTGGTCGGCGTGGTCATGGTGCTCGCCATCGGTGCGACGACGCCGATGTCGATGCTGGCCGCGCTTCACCTGTTAGGGTTTTTCATCGCGGCGCTGGTGTGCCATGGCGAGTTGGCGAAGGACCGGCCGGGAGCGGCTTCGCTCACGGAGTTCTACTTCTGGATGTCCCTCGGCGGTGTCCTCGGCGGGGCCTTCAATGCCTTGCTCGCGCCGGTGATCTTCGACCGGGTGTTAGAGTATCCGCTGATGCTGGTTGCTGCGGCGTGGCTCGGGCTTTCGTCGGGAAAAGCGGGCTGGCGTGACTTGGCGTGGGCGGCGGTGCCGATGGTGCTCGCTCTGGCATTGGTGAAGCCGCTGGGGCTGACCGCTGCCTTCGGTGGCGCGGCGGTGGCGTGCTTTCTCCTGTCGCGGCACGGGGCTCGCTTTGCGCTTGGCCTGGCGGGTGTGCTGTTGGTCGCGGGCTTCACGGTGGAAAAGGGCAGCCGGGTGCTGCTCACCGAGCGCAGCTTCTTCGGCATCCATCGCGTGGAGGATGACGGCCGGCTGCGACGGCTCTTCCACGGCAAGACGATCCACGGCTTGCAGGACACCGCACGACCGCAGGTGCCGCTGAGCTACTATCATCCCGAGGGGCCGCTCGGGCAGATCTTCGCCGCGGGTGTTGCCGGTCCGGTCGGTGCGGTGGGGCTCGGGGCAGGGGCTTTGGCGGCCTACGGCAAGCCGGGGCAGGTAATCGACTTCTACGAAATCGATCCCGCGGTCGCGCGGATCGCGGCGGATCCACGATACTTCTCGTACTTGTCCGGATCGCCGGCGAAGGTGTCCACCATCCTCGGTGATGCCCGGCTGATGCTGGCGAAGGCTCCCGATGCCCGCTACGAGTTGCTGGTGCTGGATGCCTATGGCTCCGACTCCGTGCCGGTGCACCTGCTGACCCGCGAGGCCCTGCAGCTCTATCTGCGCAAGCTCGCCCCGGGCGGGCGCATTGCCTTCCAGGTCTCGAACCTGCACCTGAACCTGCGGCCGGTGGTGGCGAGCCTCGCCCATGAGGCCGGTCTGGTCTGCCTGGCCGGGGATGACGAGGAGGTGACCGACGAGGAAGTGGCCGCCGGCAGATTTCCTTCCCGCTGGATGATCGTGGCGCGGCGAGCCGGGGACTTCGGCGCCTTGCCTCAAAAGGGGAACTGGGAGGCGGTGGAAGGGGATACGGCGTCACCGCTGTGGACCGACGACCATTCCTCGATCCTGCCGCTGCTCGATTTCCGGCTGCGCTGA
- a CDS encoding S1 family peptidase, with the protein MISLSAFPLAAGCMLLVSAGAFARNPANIDEALKCVFFAATFGADEKPIAHGSAFVVEEDGVQWIHTNAHVIEGAAKIQFTDMEGKVLAGFGRFGCYAEGSGTMTIAKTSKKGKDRLIQFGGDGVRLELKRPREFAFKLHKDPASVGKGYKVITLGDNDGDKKMETLPGDVVSATERAVLTSCKTTHGSSGGVLLDAKDFTAIGLNTWGIEGVKPLETLWQEDRKQAAGGLAGATLLQRATWAQVPAADFLKGSEQMQKFLDTVRVLTIIYNTTPTKSGFAVKLSDRFAGPVTYKLALDRYRRHSILGPVAQLNEKLARVEGTSIGVNNMEVVKTYSRAIQEIRQDYLKESQEILRKTPPYYRIELEKLGVIALGEGCHKNLQNAEDWFNNKASLGGTMPVGTWFTLPPLSQFGPAGQ; encoded by the coding sequence ATGATATCTCTTTCCGCTTTCCCTCTTGCAGCCGGCTGCATGCTTCTCGTTTCCGCCGGCGCTTTCGCCCGGAATCCGGCCAACATCGACGAGGCGCTCAAGTGCGTCTTCTTTGCCGCTACGTTCGGTGCCGATGAAAAGCCGATCGCGCACGGATCCGCGTTTGTGGTGGAAGAGGATGGGGTCCAGTGGATTCACACGAATGCCCACGTGATCGAAGGTGCCGCGAAGATCCAGTTCACGGACATGGAAGGCAAGGTCCTCGCGGGTTTCGGGCGTTTCGGCTGCTATGCCGAGGGCAGCGGCACCATGACCATTGCCAAGACGAGCAAGAAGGGAAAGGACCGGCTGATCCAATTCGGCGGCGATGGCGTCAGGCTCGAGCTCAAGCGTCCGCGCGAGTTCGCTTTCAAGCTCCACAAGGATCCGGCCAGTGTCGGCAAGGGCTACAAGGTCATCACGCTCGGCGACAACGACGGGGACAAGAAGATGGAGACCTTGCCAGGCGACGTCGTTTCCGCGACCGAGCGGGCGGTGCTCACCAGTTGCAAGACCACGCATGGAAGCAGCGGGGGAGTGCTGTTAGATGCGAAGGACTTCACCGCCATCGGTCTGAATACGTGGGGGATCGAGGGCGTGAAGCCGCTGGAAACGCTGTGGCAGGAAGATCGCAAGCAAGCCGCAGGCGGACTGGCGGGCGCCACGCTGCTCCAGCGGGCCACTTGGGCCCAAGTCCCTGCAGCCGACTTTCTGAAGGGCTCGGAACAAATGCAGAAGTTCCTCGATACCGTGCGGGTCCTAACGATCATCTACAACACCACGCCCACCAAGAGCGGCTTCGCGGTAAAGCTGAGCGACCGCTTCGCGGGTCCGGTCACCTACAAGCTCGCGCTCGACCGCTACCGCCGCCACTCGATCCTGGGGCCGGTGGCGCAGCTCAATGAGAAGCTGGCGCGGGTGGAAGGAACCAGCATCGGGGTGAATAACATGGAGGTCGTCAAAACCTACTCGCGGGCGATTCAAGAGATCCGGCAGGACTACCTAAAGGAGAGCCAGGAGATCCTTCGCAAGACTCCACCCTACTACCGCATCGAGCTGGAGAAACTGGGGGTGATCGCACTCGGCGAAGGCTGCCACAAGAACCTGCAGAATGCCGAGGACTGGTTCAACAACAAGGCCTCGCTGGGCGGGACCATGCCGGTCGGCACGTGGTTCACGCTGCCGCCGCTCTCGCAGTTCGGCCCGGCGGGTCAGTGA
- a CDS encoding mannose-1-phosphate guanylyltransferase: MPDPSTTYALILAGGSGTRFWPLSRNAKPKQLLNLFGGTTMLEQTIARLDGLVPVENILILTNAQQEAGVREVASMLPPENIFAEPAKRDTAPAVALGIGLIAARCPDALMMVLPADQLIQDVGAFQAVMRDALAAAEKSDGLVTIGIKPTWPCPSYGYIERGSRATIPGLVCDQMPAEVKRFREKPSTDLAEQFLAQGGFCWNAGMFVWSLQNVIRELSTHQPELAAFISEIRRSSNVAATVAAQFPKLTPISIDYGLMEKARRVLNIEATFDWDDVGSWISVAKYLEKVGCDNRVNTPVSEIESENNIVFNARKGSHVALLGVDDLIIVQTEDALLIANRHQADAIKKLSSMLPPELL, from the coding sequence ATGCCCGATCCCTCCACTACCTACGCTCTCATCCTCGCCGGCGGTTCTGGAACCCGCTTCTGGCCGCTCAGCCGCAATGCCAAGCCGAAGCAACTGCTCAATCTCTTTGGCGGCACCACCATGCTGGAGCAGACGATTGCCCGTCTCGACGGGCTGGTGCCGGTGGAAAACATCCTTATCCTGACCAATGCCCAGCAGGAAGCCGGCGTCCGCGAGGTGGCGTCCATGCTCCCGCCGGAGAATATTTTCGCCGAGCCCGCCAAGCGTGATACCGCTCCGGCCGTGGCGCTCGGCATCGGTCTCATTGCGGCGCGCTGTCCCGACGCGCTGATGATGGTCCTGCCGGCTGACCAGTTGATCCAGGACGTCGGTGCCTTCCAAGCCGTCATGCGCGATGCGCTGGCCGCGGCTGAGAAATCCGACGGGCTCGTCACCATCGGCATCAAGCCCACGTGGCCGTGCCCGTCCTACGGCTACATCGAGCGCGGCTCCCGTGCCACCATTCCGGGCTTGGTCTGCGACCAGATGCCGGCCGAGGTGAAGCGCTTCCGCGAGAAGCCCAGCACCGATCTCGCCGAGCAGTTCCTCGCCCAAGGCGGCTTCTGCTGGAATGCCGGCATGTTCGTGTGGTCGCTCCAGAATGTGATCCGCGAGCTGAGCACCCACCAGCCGGAACTCGCGGCGTTCATTTCCGAGATCCGCCGCTCCTCGAACGTCGCCGCCACCGTCGCGGCGCAGTTTCCTAAGCTCACCCCGATCTCGATCGACTACGGTCTGATGGAGAAGGCCCGGCGGGTTCTCAACATCGAAGCGACTTTCGACTGGGACGATGTGGGCTCTTGGATTTCCGTCGCCAAGTACTTGGAAAAGGTCGGTTGCGACAATCGCGTGAATACTCCTGTGTCCGAGATCGAATCGGAGAACAACATCGTCTTCAACGCCCGCAAGGGCAGCCACGTCGCCCTGCTCGGGGTGGACGATCTGATCATCGTGCAGACGGAAGATGCGCTGCTCATCGCCAACCGCCATCAGGCGGACGCGATCAAGAAGCTCTCGAGCATGCTGCCGCCGGAACTCTTGTAA
- a CDS encoding SDR family oxidoreductase gives MRLAITGTTGRVGRALADRLAAFHEVIELPRSRLDLGEDGCERVLETLDFDVLLNPAGLTSLEQCEDHPALAQRVNADAPARLAKACQGRPVLHFSTDYVFDGATPGLRHEDEPPSPLSVYGKTKAAGEAGVLAAGGTVFRVSWVFGPEKPAFPDQIVTKALAGQDLAAVADKYSLPCFTPDLCGWVAGWLAAGCPGGIFHACQGGEPVSWHRMALEIVTLLSQKGIAASEVKALSMAEMTAFRAPRPRHTAMATDRMAALLGKPPRDWRETLREHVEALLISR, from the coding sequence ATGCGGCTGGCGATCACCGGAACTACGGGCCGGGTCGGCCGGGCCTTGGCAGACCGCTTGGCGGCTTTCCACGAAGTCATCGAGCTACCGCGCTCACGGCTGGACCTCGGCGAGGATGGCTGCGAGCGGGTGCTGGAGACGCTGGATTTCGACGTCCTGCTGAATCCCGCCGGACTGACCAGCCTGGAGCAGTGCGAGGACCATCCGGCCCTCGCGCAGCGGGTGAATGCCGATGCCCCGGCACGTTTGGCGAAAGCATGCCAAGGGCGGCCGGTGCTCCATTTCAGCACCGACTATGTCTTCGACGGCGCGACTCCAGGCTTGAGGCACGAAGACGAGCCCCCCTCCCCTCTCTCGGTTTACGGCAAGACGAAGGCAGCCGGCGAAGCGGGCGTGCTGGCCGCGGGAGGCACGGTCTTCCGCGTGTCGTGGGTCTTCGGCCCGGAAAAGCCGGCCTTTCCGGACCAGATTGTGACGAAAGCGTTGGCCGGGCAGGATCTCGCCGCGGTGGCGGACAAGTATTCGCTGCCGTGTTTCACCCCGGACCTCTGCGGGTGGGTCGCCGGCTGGCTCGCCGCGGGCTGTCCGGGCGGAATCTTCCACGCCTGCCAAGGGGGCGAGCCGGTGAGCTGGCACCGCATGGCCCTCGAAATCGTGACGCTGCTTTCCCAAAAGGGCATCGCCGCGTCGGAGGTGAAGGCGCTGTCCATGGCGGAAATGACCGCCTTCCGCGCCCCCCGGCCCCGCCACACGGCGATGGCGACCGACCGGATGGCCGCCCTCTTGGGAAAGCCCCCCCGGGATTGGAGAGAAACCCTGCGGGAGCATGTGGAAGCACTCCTGATATCCCGTTGA
- a CDS encoding SH3 domain-containing protein, translating into MNRHFLTLAPLALVMASCETGNVISSGNFDPLTPPGSTRTPTAASRGLKPGSYVRASMEAAFFKGRPSGSSTAEKMLPANTEMKIISDDGSYAKVELASGEVGYVPSVLVADQAAAQSQVSPDAIQVYPPAPGSLPPLVDPGTPTIPPVIDPDAEMVVPDAPPIPETEPVVPPSEPAPLPPGNESPSEPQVEQ; encoded by the coding sequence ATGAATCGACACTTCCTGACCCTCGCGCCGCTGGCGCTCGTCATGGCCTCTTGCGAAACCGGCAACGTGATCTCCAGCGGTAACTTCGACCCGCTGACACCGCCCGGATCCACCCGCACCCCGACTGCGGCTTCGCGCGGCCTGAAGCCGGGCTCCTACGTCCGCGCCAGCATGGAAGCTGCGTTCTTCAAGGGCCGCCCCAGCGGTAGCTCCACCGCGGAGAAGATGCTGCCCGCCAATACCGAAATGAAGATCATTTCCGACGACGGCAGCTATGCGAAGGTCGAGCTGGCCAGCGGTGAAGTCGGCTACGTCCCCTCCGTGCTGGTCGCCGACCAGGCTGCCGCCCAGTCGCAAGTCTCGCCCGACGCCATCCAAGTTTACCCCCCCGCCCCGGGAAGCCTTCCCCCGCTGGTCGATCCCGGCACCCCGACGATCCCACCGGTGATCGATCCCGATGCGGAGATGGTGGTCCCGGACGCCCCGCCGATCCCGGAAACCGAGCCGGTGGTCCCGCCCTCGGAGCCCGCGCCGCTCCCGCCCGGCAACGAGTCCCCGAGCGAGCCGCAGGTCGAGCAGTGA
- a CDS encoding redoxin domain-containing protein — MPLQVGDQAPDFTLVTKTAEGPQLVKLSEQIGKSNLVLLFVPMAFTGVCTTELCDISGGISDYDALDAKVFAISGDNPFAQEAWAQKSGITLPLLSDYEHTVAKAYGVAYEQFLPEANLIMGGVAKRSAFVIDKEGVIRYAEVQDHPKDLPDFEAVKAALQSLA, encoded by the coding sequence ATGCCTCTCCAAGTTGGCGACCAAGCCCCCGATTTCACCCTCGTTACCAAGACCGCCGAAGGACCGCAGCTCGTGAAGCTGTCGGAGCAAATCGGCAAGTCGAACCTCGTGCTGCTGTTCGTGCCGATGGCCTTCACCGGCGTCTGCACCACCGAGCTGTGCGACATTTCCGGGGGCATCTCCGACTACGACGCGCTCGACGCCAAGGTGTTCGCGATCTCCGGCGACAATCCGTTCGCGCAGGAGGCCTGGGCCCAGAAGTCGGGCATCACGCTGCCGCTGCTGAGCGACTACGAGCACACGGTCGCCAAGGCCTACGGCGTGGCTTACGAGCAATTCCTGCCCGAGGCGAACCTGATCATGGGCGGTGTGGCGAAGCGTTCCGCCTTCGTGATCGATAAGGAAGGCGTGATCCGCTACGCCGAAGTGCAGGATCACCCGAAGGATCTGCCTGACTTCGAGGCGGTGAAGGCAGCGCTCCAGTCGCTGGCTTGA
- a CDS encoding valine--pyruvate transaminase: MTQEFSNFGRQLAGGSGIEELMDDLGHALATGGPDICMLGGGQPAHIPEVNALWRRRMEEILAEPGAMERTLANYDPPRGNPKFIAAVASLFHREFGWKVGPQHVAVTSGGQTAFFFLFNLLAGEMPDGRRKKILLPLVPEYIGYANQGSCGDLFRAVPPKIEKTGPHEFKYRVDFDALKVTDDIAAICVSRPTNPTGNVLTDEEIARLSDLAKAHDIPLIIDNAYGAPFPNIIFTEAKPVWDDHIILTLSLSKIGLPGTRTGIVIANPKIAAAVASMSAVIGLANPNIGQAIAQPLVESGEILRLANETVRPFYIEKSSQAREFVAESFGGDFDYYVHRSEGALFLWLWFPGLPITSRELYERLKKRGVLIISGHYFFFGHDDESWRHRHECLRMTFTMDESIVRRGIRIIGEEVRRAHEEAAVGV, from the coding sequence ATGACACAGGAATTCTCAAACTTCGGCCGGCAGCTCGCCGGTGGCAGCGGCATCGAGGAACTCATGGACGACCTGGGCCACGCCCTGGCCACCGGGGGTCCGGACATCTGCATGCTCGGCGGTGGCCAGCCGGCCCACATCCCGGAGGTCAATGCCCTGTGGCGCCGCCGCATGGAGGAAATCCTCGCCGAACCCGGCGCGATGGAACGCACGCTAGCAAACTACGATCCGCCGCGAGGAAACCCGAAGTTTATCGCCGCCGTCGCTTCCCTCTTCCATCGCGAGTTCGGCTGGAAGGTCGGCCCGCAGCACGTCGCCGTGACCTCGGGCGGCCAGACCGCCTTCTTCTTCCTTTTCAACCTGCTCGCCGGTGAAATGCCGGACGGACGCCGCAAGAAGATCCTGCTGCCGCTGGTCCCTGAATACATCGGCTACGCGAACCAAGGCTCCTGCGGCGACCTCTTCCGCGCCGTCCCGCCGAAGATCGAGAAGACCGGCCCGCATGAATTCAAATACCGGGTGGACTTCGACGCGCTGAAGGTGACCGACGACATCGCCGCGATCTGCGTCTCCCGCCCGACCAATCCGACCGGTAACGTCCTCACGGATGAAGAAATCGCCCGGCTCTCTGATCTCGCGAAGGCGCACGATATTCCACTGATCATCGACAACGCCTACGGCGCGCCGTTTCCGAACATCATCTTCACCGAAGCCAAGCCGGTGTGGGATGACCACATCATCCTCACCCTGAGCCTGTCGAAGATCGGCCTGCCCGGCACCCGCACCGGCATCGTGATCGCTAACCCGAAGATCGCCGCCGCCGTCGCCTCGATGAGCGCGGTGATCGGCCTCGCGAACCCGAACATCGGCCAGGCCATCGCCCAGCCGCTGGTGGAGAGCGGCGAGATCCTGCGCCTCGCCAATGAGACCGTGCGACCCTTCTACATCGAGAAGTCCAGCCAGGCCCGCGAGTTCGTCGCCGAAAGTTTCGGCGGAGATTTCGACTACTACGTTCATCGTAGTGAAGGCGCGCTCTTCCTTTGGCTGTGGTTCCCCGGCCTGCCGATCACTTCGCGTGAACTCTACGAGCGGCTCAAGAAGCGCGGAGTGCTGATCATCTCCGGCCACTACTTCTTCTTCGGCCACGACGATGAATCCTGGCGTCACCGCCACGAGTGCCTGCGGATGACCTTCACGATGGACGAGAGCATCGTCCGCCGTGGCATCCGCATCATCGGCGAGGAAGTGCGCCGGGCGCATGAAGAAGCGGCAGTCGGGGTATAA